The following are encoded together in the Triticum dicoccoides isolate Atlit2015 ecotype Zavitan chromosome 6B, WEW_v2.0, whole genome shotgun sequence genome:
- the LOC119325427 gene encoding uncharacterized protein LOC119325427, with amino-acid sequence MDSPDRVPAGRFSLQLDHSYGFSLLGCRHGLVLISNGTRKQVLVWDPVTGDQHRIAFPPWFDGIKNQIHGGVLRAAGEADHFQVVLVQATIWDKQHLQVLACVYSSETGRWGDLILTPIPAPAYCTGLSPVLVGNSFYWRLAGCFCAVLEFDLERQSLAVIQVPVGEENSFAVMRAEGGGLGLLSVSGLTAQLWKRNTDCDGVASWGMGRTIQLDKLLSPYSDETAPLFILGFADENNVVFLTGGHGVIMVQLESLQSKQLCRIDNIFYQHHHAFESVYAAGIGIGREHDGAELVGNPQVIAC; translated from the exons ATGGATTCCCCCGACCGCGTCCCCGCCGGGCGCTTCTCCTTGCAGCTCGACCACAGCTACGGCTTCTCGCTCCTCGGCTGCCGCCATGGCCTTGTGCTCATCTCCAACGGTACACGGAAGCAAGTCCTGGTGTGGGACCCCGTCACCGGTGACCAGCACCGCATCGCCTTTCCCCCATGGTTCGACGGGATCAAAAACCAGATTCATGGGGGAGTGCTTCGTGCTGCCGGCGAAGCGGACCACTTCCAGGTGGTCCTGGTACAGGCCACCATATGGGACAAACAGCATTTGCAAGTGCTCGCCTGCGTTTATTCGTCAGAGACCGGCAGATGGGGCGATCTTATCTTAACACCAATTCCAGCCCCGGCTTACTGTACGGGCTTGTCGCCCGTCTTGGTTGGGAATTCCTTTTACTGGCGTCTTGCTGGGTGTTTTTGTGCTGTTCTTGAGTTTGATTTGGAGAGGCAGAGCTTAGCGGTGATACAAGTGCCGGTTGGTGAGGAGAATAGCTTCGCTGTTATGCGAGCCGAGGGTGGTGGGCTAGGTTTACTCTCCGTGTCAGGCCTCACCGCACAATTATGGAAGAGGAATACCGACTGTGATGGTGTTGCATCATGGGGGATGGGAAGGACCATTCAACTGGACAAGCTACTTTCTCCTTATTCAGATGAGACTGCGCCCCTATTCATATTAGGGTTTGCAGATGAAAATAATGTGGTGTTCCTGACGGGTGGTCATGGTGTCATCATGGTACAGCTTGAGTCATTGCAATCCAAGCAACTTTGCAGGATTGACAACATTTTTTATCAACATCATCATGCATTCGAAAGTGTCTATGCTGCAG GAATAGGCATTGGCCGTGAACATGATGGGGCTGAACTTGTGGGCAATCCACAAGTGATTGCCTGTTAG